One window of the Bacteroidota bacterium genome contains the following:
- a CDS encoding T9SS type A sorting domain-containing protein: MRTTILALIVLLFSATGMTFAQSVGDYRSNTTGGNWSAAGNWERWNGTAWSLPAVPPTGSETITIRATDSIFVNVAVSISGTLVNQGKIGGAPSLTFADGGMYDHAQNNGSIPEATWAAGSICKVTGYISGSKPNNLNQDFHHFLWNCTGQTANVDLGLTGGNTIHGNFEVDATGSVRVQLTSPAAILTPININGDIIVRGGQFSTNGSSSAATIVVNVLGNITVTGGNFSVSRGSAPDVTFNLYGDFTVSNATLQNSGATRINKMTFAGNGTHDVSLTNVQYGTGTGHFTMEVAAGSTVNLGTSVITSFNTGSFIVVAGGTVATGHADGLAGAILCTGASNGGGNSFSAEGNYTFNGSVAQVTSTQMPTTVNNLVINNAAGVALTQPTTINGVLRLMAGVFNNTVPFTLGPSGSISFEGGSLLVTSVGNDGTIPQSFFVEQNYPNPFNPSTAIRFGLPRESQVSIRIFNLIGQKVATLFEGKKQAGTHTLTFDATNLSSGVYIYRVQSGDLVESRRMVLLK, translated from the coding sequence ATGAGAACAACAATACTTGCTTTGATCGTCCTTTTGTTCAGTGCGACGGGAATGACCTTTGCCCAATCGGTTGGCGACTATCGCAGTAACACCACCGGCGGAAACTGGAGCGCGGCCGGAAACTGGGAACGGTGGAACGGTACGGCATGGTCGCTTCCCGCAGTACCGCCCACCGGCTCGGAGACAATCACTATTCGCGCAACGGATTCCATCTTCGTCAATGTGGCTGTATCCATTTCGGGGACGCTTGTCAACCAGGGAAAGATAGGCGGTGCCCCGAGTCTGACATTTGCCGACGGGGGAATGTACGATCATGCGCAGAACAACGGCTCAATTCCCGAAGCAACGTGGGCAGCAGGATCGATATGCAAGGTAACGGGGTACATCAGCGGCTCAAAACCGAACAATTTGAATCAGGATTTCCATCACTTTTTATGGAATTGTACCGGGCAAACCGCCAACGTGGATCTGGGCCTGACGGGCGGAAATACAATTCACGGGAATTTTGAAGTAGACGCAACCGGGTCGGTCAGGGTTCAATTGACGAGCCCCGCAGCAATTCTCACACCCATCAACATCAACGGAGACATTATTGTCAGAGGCGGGCAGTTCTCGACAAATGGTTCCAGTTCCGCCGCGACAATTGTCGTGAATGTTCTTGGCAATATCACCGTAACAGGCGGAAACTTCAGCGTGAGCCGGGGAAGCGCCCCCGACGTGACGTTCAATCTTTACGGCGACTTCACGGTTTCGAACGCAACGCTGCAAAACTCGGGCGCAACCAGAATTAACAAGATGACTTTTGCCGGTAACGGAACGCACGACGTCTCTCTGACGAATGTGCAATACGGCACGGGAACCGGCCACTTCACGATGGAAGTAGCTGCCGGCTCTACGGTAAATCTTGGTACATCCGTAATCACCTCTTTCAATACCGGCAGCTTCATTGTCGTTGCCGGTGGTACCGTTGCAACAGGTCACGCAGACGGTCTTGCTGGCGCCATTTTGTGCACGGGGGCGAGCAACGGCGGCGGCAATTCATTCAGTGCGGAGGGGAACTACACATTCAACGGCTCGGTCGCGCAAGTCACAAGCACGCAGATGCCGACAACCGTGAACAATCTTGTCATCAACAACGCAGCGGGCGTGGCGCTCACACAGCCGACAACAATCAACGGAGTGCTCCGGTTGATGGCGGGCGTGTTCAACAATACAGTACCGTTTACGTTGGGACCTTCCGGTTCGATTTCGTTTGAGGGTGGCAGTTTGCTCGTCACTTCGGTTGGGAACGATGGGACAATTCCGCAGTCATTCTTTGTGGAGCAGAACTACCCGAACCCGTTTAATCCATCAACCGCCATTCGATTCGGACTTCCGCGGGAATCACAGGTCAGCATCAGAATCTTCAACCTGATCGGCCAGAAGGTTGCGACGCTGTTTGAGGGAAAGAAACAAGCCGGCACGCATACACTGACGTTTGATGCGACGAATCTCAGCTCGGGTGTCTATATTTACCGTGTTCAGTCCGGCGATCTTGTGGAAAGCAGAAGAATGGTACTGCTCAAATAA
- a CDS encoding LacI family DNA-binding transcriptional regulator codes for MKRRSHVTLDDIAKRLKVSRVTVSKALRGHPDISDETTSKVRKIANELGYTPNIMARNLSSRRSHMIGLVVPKIAHYFFGSLIEGVYNAAFENRYETILTVSQENAERERKHLQTLLAMRVDGIIISITQQTKDPEIFHIIRKSGIPLLFVDRRLEPPLPGFSSVLVDDREGVFHAVDHAIKIGYRKLGFVGGDPTINIGRNRLTGFEHALNQHNLPMNKEWIIHGGYGAGDGYNGFKILLNKGPLPEFIFAATYPVALGIYKAAKELGVRIPDDFDLICFGDTDVGEFISPALSVVRQPACDLGARAVQIMLECLAQPDVSREHHVILPTQLVLRETCIERRAQVIPSGEKVVKLKPA; via the coding sequence TTGAAACGCAGGTCTCATGTTACGCTTGATGATATAGCGAAGCGCCTGAAGGTATCGCGAGTGACTGTATCTAAGGCGCTCCGGGGGCATCCGGATATTTCGGATGAGACAACAAGTAAAGTGAGAAAGATTGCCAACGAACTGGGGTATACACCCAACATCATGGCGAGAAATCTCTCTTCCCGCCGCTCACATATGATCGGGCTTGTTGTTCCCAAGATAGCACATTATTTCTTTGGCTCGTTGATCGAAGGCGTGTACAACGCAGCATTCGAGAACCGGTACGAAACGATCCTGACAGTGTCGCAGGAAAATGCCGAGCGGGAACGAAAACACTTGCAAACGCTTCTTGCGATGCGCGTTGACGGGATCATCATTTCCATTACTCAGCAGACGAAGGACCCGGAGATTTTTCACATTATTCGGAAAAGCGGCATACCGTTACTGTTCGTTGATCGACGGCTTGAGCCTCCGCTGCCGGGATTCAGCAGTGTCCTGGTTGATGACCGTGAAGGTGTATTCCATGCGGTTGATCATGCCATAAAAATCGGCTATCGGAAACTCGGATTTGTCGGCGGCGACCCGACCATTAACATCGGCCGCAACCGATTGACCGGCTTTGAGCATGCATTGAATCAGCACAATCTCCCCATGAACAAGGAGTGGATTATTCATGGCGGCTACGGCGCTGGGGACGGCTACAACGGATTCAAGATACTCCTTAACAAGGGGCCATTGCCCGAGTTCATCTTTGCGGCAACATATCCTGTAGCCCTTGGAATCTATAAAGCAGCCAAAGAATTGGGAGTGCGCATCCCTGATGATTTCGACCTAATCTGTTTTGGCGATACAGATGTAGGAGAGTTTATTTCACCTGCACTGAGCGTTGTTCGTCAGCCGGCTTGTGACCTGGGTGCTCGCGCTGTGCAGATTATGCTTGAATGTCTCGCTCAACCGGATGTTTCACGCGAGCACCATGTAATACTGCCAACTCAACTCGTCCTCCGGGAGACATGCATTGAGCGAAGGGCGCAGGTTATTCCAAGTGGAGAGAAGGTCGTGAAACTGAAGCCTGCATAG
- a CDS encoding glycoside hydrolase family 88 protein, producing MSRTRIHKFSILGLFAGVLLLPACGNGPASQRIPTDKPWSVRIADSFVLRHPGAVTYDTGFTETKWNYEQGLILWALYQTSLHTGEKKYFDFIHQNLLQYIDSDGRIKTYKRTDYNIDLVAPGRALLRTYDETKDARFRYAADTLRLQLREHPRTNEGGYWHKKIYPNQMWLDGLYMAQPFVAMYASTYGESELFDDIANQFIWIAQHTRDSLTGLYYHAWDESRQMPWADSKTGCSPSFWGRAMGWYVMGLVDVLDYFPAEHSKRANLIAILNDVANGLLKWRDTSSHLWYLILDQGSREGNYLESSSAGMFTYALAKGARLGYLPKEYGQEAGRSFEAICSRHVTVDANGFVDLHNTIKGAGLGGKPYRDGTFAYYTSEAQRSNDIKGYGPFLLAAIELERAKRQ from the coding sequence ATGTCAAGAACTCGCATACACAAATTCAGCATACTCGGTTTGTTTGCCGGAGTCCTCTTGCTGCCGGCTTGCGGCAACGGTCCGGCATCACAGAGAATCCCGACTGACAAGCCGTGGTCCGTCAGGATTGCGGATTCGTTCGTGCTTCGACACCCCGGTGCCGTCACGTACGATACTGGATTCACAGAAACAAAGTGGAATTATGAACAGGGCCTTATTCTCTGGGCCCTGTATCAAACCTCTCTCCACACCGGTGAGAAGAAGTATTTTGATTTCATCCATCAGAACCTTCTGCAGTACATTGACTCGGATGGCCGGATCAAGACGTACAAACGAACCGACTACAACATCGATCTTGTTGCGCCGGGACGGGCGTTACTGAGAACCTATGACGAGACGAAAGATGCCCGCTTCCGTTACGCGGCCGACACGTTGCGTCTGCAGTTGCGGGAGCATCCTCGTACGAATGAAGGAGGGTACTGGCACAAGAAAATCTATCCCAACCAGATGTGGCTGGACGGCCTGTACATGGCTCAACCCTTTGTAGCAATGTATGCCTCGACGTACGGTGAATCTGAACTGTTTGACGATATAGCAAACCAGTTTATCTGGATAGCTCAACATACAAGGGACTCTCTGACCGGTCTGTACTATCATGCGTGGGATGAAAGCCGTCAAATGCCATGGGCCGATTCAAAAACCGGATGTTCGCCAAGTTTCTGGGGCAGAGCGATGGGCTGGTATGTCATGGGGTTAGTGGATGTTCTTGATTATTTTCCTGCCGAGCATTCCAAGCGAGCAAATCTCATTGCCATTCTGAATGATGTGGCAAACGGCCTGCTCAAGTGGCGCGATACTTCGTCACATCTCTGGTATCTTATTCTTGATCAGGGGTCAAGAGAGGGCAACTATCTCGAATCTTCTTCAGCTGGAATGTTTACCTACGCGCTCGCAAAAGGTGCTCGACTCGGTTATCTGCCGAAAGAATACGGTCAGGAAGCCGGTCGATCGTTCGAGGCTATCTGCAGCCGCCACGTCACAGTTGATGCTAACGGGTTCGTTGACCTGCACAACACTATCAAGGGAGCGGGATTGGGCGGGAAGCCCTACCGCGATGGAACCTTTGCCTACTACACAAGTGAAGCACAACGATCGAACGACATTAAAGGCTACGGACCATTTCTGCTTGCTGCAATAGAGTTAGAGAGGGCGAAAAGACAATGA
- a CDS encoding T9SS type A sorting domain-containing protein codes for MKHAFYLVAVLVLIPARGILAQTAGDFRSAATGDWSSAATWETYNGTEWEAATLAPTSTDGSISIQSGHVVTVIADVSVDQLTINTGGTVVVNSGVRLTIVDGTGTDIAVSGTLTVNGTVRLDGTAVTFTTTNGTVSYGAGSRHEHATNNNNVPKTAGSGIVTWHPTSTIEVTGIIGGSVTSMFLAGTAYGNIIWNSPGMTASNVNFAGNLTNIAGYFRMVSSGATPTIVRFFASGQTNQSVNLAGDFILEGGSFQYCGGTSTGCAFNIGGNWNQTGGTYAANTGSTNMLLMNFTGVNKSFTQSGGAITNTNLEWTVKNGASTTLNNSVVVGTGRTFNVEGGGTLNCGTAVITGPAFTLNAAGTLGIGSPDGITSAGAAGNIQTTARNFDAAANFTYNGSAAQVTGTGLPATANNLTISNANGVTLSGSTAVDGTLSLTSGSLDLNGNDISLGTSGMLSETPGNTVKGSSGVITATRSLNAPDVLTNIAGLGIGIGSSADLGSTAITRGHAVQTGNGNSSISRYFDITPTNNTGLNATFGMMYDVSELNSIPENNLTLFKSVDNGVTWTGQGGTVNTLFKVIYLTDVNSFSRWTAGNSLAPLPVQLASFSATYITNAGVRLDWMTISEINNYGFEVQRSAQRESGYASVSPVIPGHGTTNEPRMYTFTENGVPPGQWFYRLKQIDLDGSIHFSEPVSVDVLTSVAESAPHVFVLYQNFPNPFNPSTQIRFTVEHPAVTKLDVFNLLGAKVATLFDGMAEPGRNYTISFDARNLSSGMYFYRLESGNRIQIRKLTLVR; via the coding sequence ATGAAACATGCATTCTATTTGGTGGCTGTACTTGTTCTTATTCCCGCCCGCGGGATATTAGCACAAACTGCCGGGGATTTTCGTTCGGCGGCAACGGGTGATTGGAGTTCAGCGGCAACATGGGAAACCTACAATGGAACTGAGTGGGAAGCGGCAACCTTAGCCCCGACTTCCACAGATGGAAGTATCTCTATTCAAAGCGGGCATGTAGTTACTGTTATCGCGGATGTGAGCGTTGACCAGCTGACCATAAATACGGGCGGCACTGTAGTTGTCAATAGCGGCGTAAGGCTTACAATTGTTGACGGCACGGGAACCGACATTGCCGTTAGCGGAACACTCACAGTAAACGGAACAGTCCGGCTTGATGGAACCGCCGTCACATTCACAACCACCAACGGTACAGTATCGTACGGCGCCGGAAGCAGGCACGAACATGCAACAAATAACAACAACGTTCCCAAAACCGCCGGATCAGGCATCGTGACGTGGCATCCGACTTCGACCATTGAAGTTACAGGCATAATCGGCGGTTCGGTAACCTCGATGTTTCTGGCAGGAACAGCATACGGGAATATCATTTGGAACTCTCCCGGAATGACTGCATCAAATGTGAACTTTGCGGGAAATCTCACAAACATTGCCGGCTACTTCAGAATGGTCAGTTCCGGCGCTACTCCGACAATCGTTCGCTTTTTTGCTTCGGGCCAGACAAATCAATCGGTGAATCTTGCGGGCGATTTTATTTTGGAGGGAGGATCATTTCAATACTGTGGCGGAACGAGCACAGGCTGTGCCTTTAACATCGGCGGCAATTGGAATCAAACCGGCGGCACGTATGCAGCCAATACCGGAAGCACGAATATGCTGCTCATGAACTTCACGGGCGTGAACAAATCATTCACGCAATCCGGTGGAGCGATCACGAATACCAACCTCGAATGGACGGTGAAGAACGGTGCCTCGACTACCTTGAACAACAGCGTTGTTGTCGGAACCGGCCGTACGTTCAATGTAGAAGGAGGCGGCACGCTGAATTGCGGAACCGCAGTAATAACCGGCCCCGCGTTTACGCTAAATGCTGCCGGAACACTGGGCATCGGCTCTCCGGACGGAATCACGTCTGCAGGAGCCGCGGGGAACATCCAAACAACCGCAAGGAATTTTGATGCGGCAGCCAATTTTACATACAACGGAAGTGCCGCCCAGGTGACTGGAACAGGTCTGCCCGCGACGGCGAACAACCTGACAATCAGCAACGCCAACGGAGTAACGCTTTCTGGCTCGACTGCCGTCGATGGAACTCTCTCATTGACGTCAGGCAGTTTGGATTTGAACGGGAATGATATTTCTCTCGGAACTTCCGGAATGCTGTCCGAAACTCCCGGCAACACAGTGAAAGGCAGCAGCGGTGTTATCACTGCAACTCGAAGCCTTAACGCGCCCGATGTTCTCACAAACATTGCCGGCCTCGGAATAGGAATCGGCTCATCGGCCGATCTTGGCTCAACCGCAATCACACGGGGCCATGCTGTGCAAACGGGAAACGGAAACTCGAGCATCAGCCGCTATTTCGACATCACGCCGACCAACAATACCGGTTTGAACGCAACTTTCGGAATGATGTATGATGTATCCGAACTGAACAGCATTCCTGAAAACAATCTTACACTCTTCAAATCCGTTGATAATGGCGTGACGTGGACTGGGCAGGGCGGAACCGTAAACACGCTGTTCAAAGTCATCTATTTAACTGACGTAAACAGTTTTTCACGCTGGACTGCAGGCAACAGCCTCGCGCCTCTTCCTGTTCAACTTGCTTCATTCTCTGCCACATATATCACGAATGCAGGTGTTCGGCTGGACTGGATGACCATCAGCGAAATCAACAACTACGGATTTGAAGTTCAGCGATCGGCGCAACGAGAAAGCGGATATGCAAGCGTATCGCCGGTTATTCCGGGTCACGGAACAACAAATGAACCCCGCATGTATACGTTCACCGAGAACGGCGTTCCTCCCGGACAGTGGTTTTACCGTCTCAAACAAATAGATCTTGACGGCTCAATCCATTTCAGCGAGCCCGTCAGCGTTGATGTGTTGACGTCGGTTGCGGAAAGTGCGCCGCACGTGTTTGTGCTGTATCAGAATTTCCCGAATCCGTTCAATCCTTCCACACAGATCAGATTTACGGTGGAGCATCCGGCAGTCACGAAGCTTGATGTATTCAATCTCCTTGGCGCAAAGGTCGCAACGCTGTTTGACGGGATGGCCGAACCCGGAAGGAACTACACAATATCATTCGATGCGCGGAATCTCTCAAGCGGGATGTACTTCTACCGTCTCGAAAGCGGGAACCGGATTCAGATTCGCAAGCTCACGCTTGTCAGGTAA